One genomic region from Candidatus Delongbacteria bacterium encodes:
- a CDS encoding nucleotidyltransferase: MLTSPDFKDLLKLFEKHKARYLVIGGYAVMKYSEPRYTKDLDMLISTDVNNAEAVFNALKEFGAPLENLTVADFTQKEYFYQMGKAPLRVDILMSAAGIEFEEAWKNREEVMIDNFKINFISLDDLIKAKEASGRPQDKIDVKKLKKAGILKEKKKLKN, translated from the coding sequence ATGTTAACGAGTCCAGACTTCAAAGATCTGTTGAAGCTTTTCGAAAAGCATAAAGCAAGATATCTCGTTATAGGCGGCTATGCCGTAATGAAGTACAGTGAACCCCGTTATACTAAAGACCTTGATATGCTGATTTCTACCGATGTTAATAATGCCGAGGCCGTTTTCAACGCGCTTAAGGAATTTGGAGCTCCGCTGGAGAATCTTACTGTCGCAGATTTTACTCAGAAAGAGTATTTTTATCAGATGGGAAAAGCTCCTTTACGCGTGGATATTTTGATGTCTGCAGCCGGAATTGAGTTTGAGGAAGCATGGAAAAATCGAGAAGAAGTAATGATTGATAATTTTAAAATAAATTTTATTTCACTTGATGACCTTATCAAAGCAAAGGAAGCCAGCGGAAGACCTCAGGACAAAATTGATGTTAAGAAATTGAAAAAAGCCGGGATTCTGAAAGAAAAAAAGAAGCTGAAAAATTAG
- a CDS encoding DUF5131 family protein, translated as MKNTPRHTYQILTKREKIMADYLKDKILPKNIWLGVTVEDKISKNKIDYLRNIQAYIRFISMEPLLEDIGKVDLTDIHWVIVGGESGVKARPMDEEWVLNIKKQCVKQNSAFFFKQWGAWGSDGVKRSKKENGRKLNSKIYNEYPELVLS; from the coding sequence ATGAAAAATACTCCGCGGCATACTTATCAGATTCTTACGAAAAGAGAAAAGATCATGGCTGATTATCTCAAAGATAAAATTCTACCCAAAAATATATGGCTCGGAGTTACAGTTGAAGACAAAATATCAAAAAACAAAATTGATTATTTAAGAAATATACAGGCTTATATCAGATTTATCTCTATGGAACCGCTTCTTGAAGATATCGGCAAAGTTGACTTAACTGATATTCACTGGGTAATCGTAGGCGGAGAAAGCGGAGTAAAAGCTCGTCCGATGGATGAAGAATGGGTCTTGAATATAAAAAAACAATGCGTAAAACAAAACTCAGCTTTCTTTTTTAAGCAATGGGGAGCTTGGGGCTCGGACGGTGTTAAACGAAGCAAGAAAGAGAACGGGCGAAAGTTAAACAGCAAAATATACAATGAGTACCCTGAATTAGTTCTATCGTAG
- a CDS encoding type II toxin-antitoxin system PemK/MazF family toxin encodes MLDSDLAELYGVKTKRLINLDPSIGSEIKKTRPAVIVNDDSLGKLPLKIIVPVTELKDHFEVAPWMVRIEADVETKLSKISCADCFQILSVSAQRFVRKIKEVHTSVMYEIKSGLSKVLSID; translated from the coding sequence ATGCTGGATTCCGATCTGGCGGAGCTGTATGGGGTTAAGACGAAAAGGCTGATCAATCTTGATCCTTCGATCGGTTCAGAAATAAAGAAAACCAGACCGGCTGTTATTGTGAACGATGATTCACTTGGTAAATTACCGCTAAAAATTATAGTGCCGGTAACAGAATTGAAAGATCATTTTGAAGTTGCGCCATGGATGGTAAGAATTGAAGCTGATGTAGAAACTAAATTGTCAAAAATTTCTTGCGCTGATTGTTTTCAAATCCTCAGTGTCTCAGCACAAAGGTTTGTAAGGAAAATCAAAGAAGTACATACATCAGTTATGTACGAGATAAAGTCAGGCTTGTCGAAAGTATTGTCAATAGATTAA